In Rattus rattus isolate New Zealand chromosome 9, Rrattus_CSIRO_v1, whole genome shotgun sequence, a genomic segment contains:
- the Myh1 gene encoding myosin-1 isoform X2: MSSDAEMAVFGEAAPYLRKSEKERIEAQNKPFDAKSSVFVVDAKESFVKATVQSREGGKVTAKTEGGATVTVKDDQVFPMNPPKYDKIEDMAMMTHLHEPAVLYNLKERYAAWMIYTYSGLFCVTVNPYKWLPVYNAEVVAAYRGKKRQEAPPHIFSISDNAYQFMLTDRENQSILITGESGAGKTVNTKRVIQYFATIAVTGEKKKEEATSGKMQGTLEDQIISANPLLEAFGNAKTVRNDNSSRFGKFIRIHFGTTGKLASADIETYLLEKSRVTFQLKAERSYHIFYQIMSNKKPDLIEMLLITTNPYDYAFVSQGEITVPSIDDQEELMATDSAIDILGFTSDERVSIYKLTGAVMHYGNMKFKQKQREEQAEPDGTEVADKAAYLQNLNSADLLKALCYPRVKVGNEYVTKGQTVQQVYNAVGALAKAVYEKMFLWMVTRINQQLDTKQPRQYFIGVLDIAGFEIFDFNSLEQLCINFTNEKLQQFFNHHMFVLEQEEYKKEGIEWEFIDFGMDLAACIELIEKPMGIFSILEEECMFPKATDTSFKNKLYEQHLGKSNNFQKPKPAKGKVEAHFSLVHYAGTVDYNIAGWLDKNKDPLNETVVGLYQKSSMKTLAYLFSGAAAASGGGGGKKGAKKKGSSFQTVSALFRENLNKLMTNLRSTHPHFVRCIIPNETKTPGAMEHELVLHQLRCNGVLEGIRICRKGFPSRILYADFKQRYKVLNASAIPEGQFIDSKKASEKLLGSIDIDHTQYKFGHTKVFFKAGLLGLLEEMRDDKLAQLITRTQAMCRGYLARVEYQKMVERRESIFCIQYNVRAFMNVKHWPWMKLYFKIKPLLKSAETEKEMANMKEEFEKTKENLAKAEAKRKELEEKMVALMQEKNDLQLQVQSEADSLADAEERCDQLIKTKIQLEAKIKEVTERAEDEEEINAELTAKKRKLEDECSELKKDIDDLELTLAKVEKEKHATENKVKNLTEEMAGLDETIAKLTKEKKALQEAHQQTLDDLQAEEDKVNTLTKAKIKLEQQVDDLEGSLEQEKKIRMDLERAKRKLEGDLKLAQESTMDVENDKQQLDEKLKKKEFEMSNLQSKIEDEQALGMQLQKKIKELQARIEELEEEIEAERASRAKAEKQRSDLSRELEEISERLEEAGGATSAQIEMNKKREAEFQKMRRDLEEATLQHEATAATLRKKHADSVAELGEQIDNLQRVKQKLEKEKSEMKMEIDDLASNMEVISKSKGNLEKMCRTLEDQVSELKTKEEEQQRLINELTAQRGRLQTESGEYSRQLDEKDSLVSQLSRGKQAFTQQIEELKRQLEEEVKAKSALAHALQSSRHDCDLLREQYEEEQEAKAELQRAMSKANSEVAQWRTKYETDAIQRTEELEEAKKKLAQRLQDAEEHVEAVNAKCASLEKTKQRLQNEVEDLMIDVERTTAACAALDKKQRNFDKILAEWKQKYEETHAELEASQKESRSLSTELFKIKNAYEESLDQLETLKRENKNLQQEISDLTEQIAEGGKRIHELEKIKKQIEQEKSELQAALEEAEASLEHEEGKILRIQLELNQVKSEIDRKIAEKDEEIDQLKRNHIRVVESMQSTLDAEIRSRNDAIRIKKKMEGDLNEMEIQLNHSNRMAAEALRNYRNTQGILKDTQLHLDDALRGQEDLKEQLAMVERRANLLQAEIEELRATLEQTERSRKIAEQELLDASERVQLLHTQNTSLINTKKKLETDISQIQGEMEDIVQEARNAEEKAKKAITDAAMMAEELKKEQDTSAHLERMKKNLEQTVKDLQHRLDEAEQLALKGGKKQIQKLEARVRELEGEVENEQKRNVEAIKGLRKHERRVKELTYQTEEDRKNVLRLQDLVDKLQSKVKAYKRQAEEAEEQSNVNLAKFRKIQHELEEAEERADIAESQVNKLRVKSREVHTKIISEE, from the exons ATGAGTTCCGACGCCGAGATGGCCGTTTTTGGGGAGGCTGCTCCTTACCTCCGGAAGTCTGAAAAGGAGCGAATCGAGGCTCAGAACAAGCCTTTTGATGCCAAGTCATCCGTGTTTGTGGTGGATGCTAAGGAGTCTTTTGTAAAAGCAACGGTGCAGagcagggaaggggggaaggtGACAGCCAAGACCGAAGGTGGCGCT ACTGTAACAGTAAAAGATGATCAAGTCTTCCCCATGAACCCTCCCAAGTATGACAAGATCGAGGACATGGCCATGATGACCCACCTCCACGAGCCCGCTGTGCTGTACAACCTCAAAGAGCGTTACGCAGCCTGGATGATCTAT ACCTACTCGGGCCTGTTCTGCGTCACTGTCAACCCCTACAAGTGGCTGCCAGTGTATAATGCAGAGGTGGTGGCAGCTTACCGAGGCAAAAAGCGCCAGGAGGCCCCGCCCCACATCTTCTCCATCTCTGACAACGCCTACCAGTTCATGTTGACAG ATCGGGAGAACCAGTCTATTTTGATCAC CGGAGAATCCGGGGCTGGGAAGACCGTGAACACGAAGCGTGTCATCCAGTACTTTGCAACAATTGCAGTCactggggagaagaagaaggaggaagcaacTTCTGGCAAAATGCAG GGGACCCTGGAGGATCAAATCATCAGTGCCAATCCTCTGCTGGAGGCCTTTGGGAATGCCAAGACTGTGAGGAATGACAACTCCTCTCGCTTT ggtaAATTCATCAGGATCCACTTTGGTACCACAGGGAAGCTGGCTTCTGCTGATATTGAAACAT ATCTTCTGGAGAAGTCTAGAGTCACCTTCCAGCTAAAAGCTGAGAGAAGCTACCATATTTTTTACCAGATCATGTCTAACAAGAAGCCAGATCTAATTG AAATGCTCCTGATCACCACCAACCCATACGACTACGCCTTTGTCAGTCAGGGGGAGATCACAGTGCCCAGCATTGATGACCAAGAAGAGTTGATGGCCACAGAT AGTGCCATTGATATTCTGGGCTTCACTTCTGATGAAAGAGTCTCCATCTATAAGCTCACGGGGGCTGTGATGCATTATGGGAACATGAAGTTCAAGCAGAAGCAACGTGAGGAGCAGGCTGAGCCGGATGGCACTGAAG TGGCTGACAAGGCTGCCTATCTCCAAAATCTGAACTCTGCTGACCTGCTCAAAGCCCTGTGTTACCCCAGGGTCAAAGTCGGCAATGAGTATGTCACCAAAGGCCAGACTGTGCAGCAG GTATACAACGCTGTGGGTGCCCTGGCCAAAGCTGTCTACGAGAAGATGTTTCTGTGGATGGTCACCCGCATCAATCAGCAGCTGGACACCAAGCAGCCCAGGCAGTACTTCATCGGGGTCTTGGACATCGCTGGCTTTGAGATCTTTGAT TTCAACAGCCTGGAGCAGCTGTGCATCAACTTCACCAACGAGAAACTGCAACAGTTTTTCAACCACCACATGTTcgtgctggagcaggaggagtACAAGAAGGAAGGCATTGAGTGGGAGTTCATCGACTTCGGGATGGACCTGGCGGCCTGCATTGAGCTCATCGAGAAG CCAATGGGCATCTTCTCCATCCTGGAAGAGGAGTGCATGTTCCCCAAGGCGACAGACACCTCCTTCAAGAACAAGCTGTATGAACAGCATCTTGGAAAGTCCAACAACTTCCAGAAGCCCAAACCCGCCAAAGGCAAGGTTGAGGCCCACTTCTCCCTGGTGCACTATGCTGGCACCGTGGACTACAACATCGCCGGCTGGCTGGACAAGAACAAGGACCCCCTGAATGAGACCGTGGTGGGGCTGTACCAGAAGTCTTCAATGAAAACTCTGGCTTACCTCTTCTCTggggcagcagctgct TCTGGTGGCGGTGGTGGAAAGAAAGGGGCAAAGAAGAAGGGTTCTTCCTTCCAGACTGTGTCAGCTCTCTTCAGG GAGAACCTGAATAAGCTGATGACCAATCTGAGGAGCACTCACCCCCACTTTGTACGGTGCATCATCCCCAATGAGACTAAGACTCCTG GTGCCATGGAACACGAACTGGTCCTGCACCAGCTGAGGTGTAACGGGGTGCTGGAAGGCATCCGCATCTGCAGGAAGGGGTTCCCCAGCAGGATCCTCTATGCAGACTTCAAGCAGAG ATACAAGGTGTTAAATGCAAGTGCCATCCCTGAGGGACAATTCATCGATAGCAAGAAGGCTTCTGAGAAGCTCCTTGGCTCCATCGACATTGACCACACTCAGTATAAGTTTGGTCACACCAAG GTCTTTTTCAAAGCTGGTCTTCTGGGGCTCCTAGAGGAGATGAGAGATGACAAGTTGGCCCAGCTGATTACCCGGACGCAGGCCATGTGCCGAGGGTACTTGGCAAGAGTGGAGTACCAGAAGATGGTGGAGCGAAG AGAGTCCATCTTCTGCATCCAGTACAACGTCCGAGCCTTCATGAATGTGAAACACTGGCCCTGGATGAAGCTGTATTTCAAGATCAAACCTCTCTTGAAGAGCGCCgagacagagaaggagatggCCAACATGAAGGAAGAGTttgaaaaaactaaagaaaacctTGCAaaggcagaggccaaaagaaaagAGCTAGAAGAAAAGATGGTGGCTCTGATGCAGGAGAAAAATGACCTTCAGCTCCAAGTTCAGTCT GAAGCAGACAGCTTGGCTGATGCTGAGGAAAGATGCGACCAGCTGATCAAAACCAAAATCCAACTGGAAGCCAAAATCAAAGAGGTGACCGAGAGAGCCGAGGATGAGGAGGAGATCAACGCCGAGCTCACGGCcaagaagaggaagctggaggaTGAGTGCTCGGAGCTGAAGAAGGACATCGATGACCTTGAGCTGACACTGGCCAAGGTTGAGAAGGAGAAGCACGCCACGGAGAACAAG GTAAAAAACCTCACAGAGGAGATGGCAGGCCTGGACGAAACCATCGCCAAGCTGACCAAGGAGAAGAAGGCCCTGCAGGAGGCCCACCAGCAGACCCTTGATGACCTGCAGGCAGAGGAGGACAAAGTCAACACCCTGACCAAAGCCAAAATCAAGCTGGAACAGCAAGTGGATGAC CTTGAAGGCTCTctggaacaagaaaagaaaatccggATGGATCTTGAAAGAGCCAAGAGGAAACTGGAGGGGGACCTAAAACTGGCCCAAGAGTCCACAATGGACGTAGAAAATGACAAACAGCAGCTCGATGAGAAACTCAAAAA GAAAGAGTTTGAAATGAGCAACCTGCAGAGCAAGATTGAGGATGAACAGGCCCTCGGCATGCAGCTGCAGAAGAAGATCAAGGAGTTGCAG GCCCGCattgaggagctggaggaggaaatCGAGGCAGAGCGGGCCTCCAGGGCCAAAGCAGAGAAGCAGCGCTCTGACCTCTCCCGGGAACTGGAGGAGATCAGCGAGCGACTGGAAGAAGCTGGCGGGGCCACTTCAGCCCAGATCGAGATGAACAAGAAGAGAGAGGCCGAGTTCCAGAAAATGCgcagggacctggaggaggcCACCCTGCAGCATGAAGCCACAGCAGCCACCCTGAGGAAGAAGCACGCGGACAGCGTGGCTGAGCTCGGGGAGCAGATCGACAACCTGCAGAGGGTGAAGCAGaagctggagaaggagaagagcgAGATGAAGATGGAGATTGATGACCTTGCTAGTAACATGGAGGTCATTTCCAAATCCAAG GGAAACCTTGAGAAGATGTGCCGCACTCTGGAGGACCAGGTGAGCGAGCTGAAGACcaaggaagaggagcagcagcGGCTCATCAATGAGCTGACCGCGCAGAGGGGGCGACTGCAGACAGAGTCAG GTGAATATTCACGCCAGCTAGATGAAAAGGATTCATTAGTTTCCCAGCTCTCCAGGGGCAAACAGGCATTCACTCAACAGATTGAGGAGCTGAAGAGGCAGCTTGAAGAGGAAGTAAAG GCCAAGAGTGCCCTGGCTCATGCTCTTCAGTCCTCCCGCCATGACTGTGACCTTCTGCGGGAACAGTATGAAGAAgaacaggaagccaaggcagaactGCAGAGGGCCATGTCCAAGGCCAACAGTGAAGTGGCCCAGTGGAGAACGAAATATGAGACGGATGCCATCCAGCGCACGGAAGAGCTGGAGGAGGCCAA GAAGAAGCTGGCTCAGCGTCTGCAGGATGCTGAGGAGCACGTAGAAGCCGTGAACGCCAAGTGTGCTTCCCTGGAGAAGACGAAGCAGAGGCTGCAGAATGAGGTGGAGGACCTCATGATTGATGTGGAGAGGACCACCGCTGCCTGCGCCGCCCtggacaagaagcagagaaactTCGACAAG ATCCTGGCAGAATGGAAACAGAAGTATGAGGAAACCCATGCTGAACTTGAAGCCTCCCAGAAGGAGTCCCGCTCTCTCAGCACAGAGCTGTTCAAGATTAAGAATGCTTATGAGGAATCTTTAGACCAACTTGAAACCTTGAAAAGGGAAAATAAGAATTTGCAAC AGGAGATCTCTGACCTCACCGAACAGATTGCAGAAGGAGGGAAACGTATCCatgaactggaaaaaataaagaagcaaattgAGCAGGAAAAATCTGAGCTCCAGGCTGCTTTAGAGGAAGCAGAG GCATCTCTGGAGCACGAGGAAGGAAAGATCCTGCGCATCCAGCTGGAGCTGAACCAAGTCAAGTCTGAGATCGACAGGAAGATTGCTGAGAAGGATGAGGAGATCGACCAGCTGAAGAGAAACCACATTCGAGTCGTGGAGTCCATGCAGAGCACACTGGACGCTGAGATCAGGAGCAGGAACGACGCCATCAGGATcaagaagaagatggagggagacCTCAATGAGATGGAAATCCAGCTGAACCACTCCAACCGCATGGCTGCTGAGGCCCTGAGGAACTACAGGAACACCCAAGGCATCCTCAAG GACACCCAGTTGCACCTGGATGACGCTCTCCGGGGCCAGGAGGACCTGAAGGAGCAGCTGGCCATGGTGGAGCGCAGAGCCAACCTGCTGCAGGCTGAGATCGAGGAGCTGCGGGCCACTCTGGAGCAGACggagaggagcaggaagattGCAGAGCAGGAACTGCTGGATGCCAGTGAGCGCGTGCAGCTCCTCCACACCCAG AACACCAGCCTCATCAACAccaagaagaagctggagacagaCATTTCCCAGATCCAGGGAGAGATGGAGGACATCGTCCAGGAAGCCCGCAATGCAGAAGAGAAGGCCAAGAAAGCCATTACTGAC GCCGCCATGATGGCGGAGGAGCTGAAGAAGGAGCAGGACACCAGCGCCCACCtggagaggatgaagaagaaccTGGAGCAGACGGTGAAGGACCTGCAGCACCGTCTGGACGAGGCTGAGCAGCTGGCTCTGAAGGGTGGCAAGAAGCAGATCCAGAAACTGGAGGCCAGG GTCCGTGAACTTGAAGGGGAAGTTGAAAACGAACAGAAGCGCAATGTTGAAGCTATCAAGGGTCTGCGCAAACATGAGAGAAGAGTGAAAGAACTCACCTACCAA ACTGAGGAAGACCGCAAGAACGTTCTCAGGCTCCAGGACCTTGTGGACAAACTGCAATCAAAGGTCAAGGCATACAAGAGACAAGCCGAGGAAGCG GAGGAACAATCCAACGTCAACCTGGCCAAGTTCCGCAAGATCCAGCACGAGCTGGAGGAAGCCGAGGAGCGGGCTGACATCGCCGAGTCCCAGGTCAACAAACTGCGGGTGAAGAGCCGAGAAGTTCACACCAAAATCATAAGCGAAGAGTGA